Proteins co-encoded in one Schaalia radingae genomic window:
- a CDS encoding citrate synthase, producing MSTEASDQSTKAAPSSSKPHDAEAKPDGCLTIGDKTLPLERVHATAGSDGVRITKMLSDTDVVTLDPGFVNTGSCESAITFIDGAKGILRYRGYPIEQLAKHSSFLEVAYLLIYGELPDAQTLELFIRRIQRHRLLHENFKAFFTAFPHRGHPMAILQAGVAGFATYYEDTLDPRDPEQLNVALVLLLAKLPTMISYIAKRAAGLPLLYPDAQRSYTEDFIRMTFGMPYQSYDIDPALVHALDTLFILHADHEQNCSASTVRLVGSSQANLYASVAAGIGALAGPLHGGANEAVLKMLNQIIESGESVQSYVEKVKNKEEGVRLMGFGHRVYKNYDPRAAIVKETAHDVLSRLGKRDEMLDVAMELEDIALNDDYFKERKLYPNVDFYTGLIYSAMGFPTKMFTPLFALGRLPGWIAQYKEMTEDPATKIGRPRQVYIGEVERDYVPLRQRS from the coding sequence ACGCCGAAGCTAAACCGGACGGCTGCCTGACTATTGGTGACAAGACGCTGCCGCTTGAACGCGTCCATGCGACCGCCGGCTCTGATGGCGTACGCATCACGAAAATGCTTTCAGACACTGACGTTGTGACGTTGGACCCCGGCTTCGTCAACACCGGATCGTGCGAGTCTGCCATCACGTTTATTGACGGCGCGAAAGGAATCCTGCGTTATCGTGGATACCCCATTGAACAGCTCGCGAAGCATTCCTCCTTCCTCGAGGTTGCCTACCTGCTGATTTATGGTGAACTTCCCGACGCGCAGACACTTGAGCTGTTCATCCGTCGTATCCAGCGTCACCGCCTGCTTCACGAGAATTTCAAGGCGTTCTTTACAGCATTCCCGCACCGCGGGCACCCGATGGCGATCCTCCAGGCAGGTGTCGCCGGTTTCGCCACCTATTACGAGGACACGCTGGATCCGCGCGACCCCGAGCAACTCAACGTGGCGCTCGTATTGCTGCTGGCGAAGCTTCCCACCATGATCAGCTACATCGCGAAGCGAGCCGCCGGCCTGCCACTGCTGTACCCAGATGCTCAACGTTCCTACACCGAGGATTTCATCCGTATGACGTTCGGCATGCCGTACCAGTCCTATGACATTGATCCGGCGCTGGTGCATGCTCTCGACACATTGTTCATTTTGCACGCCGATCATGAGCAGAACTGCTCGGCGTCCACCGTCCGCCTCGTCGGCTCCTCGCAAGCCAACCTGTATGCATCAGTGGCAGCGGGAATTGGCGCGCTGGCAGGTCCGCTTCACGGCGGTGCCAACGAAGCCGTGCTGAAGATGCTCAACCAGATCATCGAATCGGGCGAATCAGTTCAGTCCTACGTTGAGAAGGTTAAAAACAAGGAAGAGGGCGTGCGCTTGATGGGCTTCGGCCATCGTGTGTACAAGAATTACGATCCGAGGGCGGCCATCGTAAAAGAAACGGCTCACGATGTGCTGTCTCGTCTGGGCAAACGCGATGAGATGCTGGATGTCGCGATGGAGCTCGAGGATATTGCCTTGAATGACGATTACTTCAAGGAACGCAAGTTGTACCCCAATGTTGACTTCTACACTGGCCTGATTTACTCGGCGATGGGCTTCCCAACCAAGATGTTCACACCGCTGTTCGCACTGGGGCGTCTTCCCGGCTGGATTGCGCAGTACAAGGAGATGACGGAGGACCCGGCAACGAAGATCGGTCGGCCCCGTCAGGTCTACATTGGTGAGGTTGAACGCGACTACGTGCCGTTACGCCAGCGTAGCTAG